Within the Canis aureus isolate CA01 chromosome 18, VMU_Caureus_v.1.0, whole genome shotgun sequence genome, the region ccctccacccGCGCCCCAGGGCCCCCGGGGCTCTCCTCGGATCTGCCCACACACCTGGAAGGCCTCTCTCTACCCTGCCCAGACCCGTCACCAGGGCTGTGATTTGTTTGGGGGTGAAAACAACGAATGTCCTGGAATCACAATGTGTCACAGCCAGAAGGGGCCACAGAGATCATCCGTGATGGTCCGGGCCGTGCGGTGGAGCTGCCTGAACCATACCGGGCCGGTGGCCGCGTGCTCGTGGACGGCAGCCCCTCCCGTCCCGCCCTCTTCCGTAGCTGGAGGATGTCTCTGTGTTAGCTGTGGACTCTCTTCAGGCACAGGTGACAGAAAGCCAACTTGATACAGCTCGAGGGGGCAGAGATGGAGTtagctggggtggggtgtggtgACTAGACCCACCTGAATCACCTGGCCTCGGAGCTGCGAAGGCTGGCCCTAGGGAAGGGCGGAGGTGCTGCTATCAGGAGGAGGCTGCGGGCGGGAAGTGAGATCGCTCACGATGTCCCTTACAGTCCCCGACCGAGCTGCCCAGAGGCTCACGGGCTTCTCCTCCCATATACACGACTGTGCCCCAGACAGCCTTAAACACATTTGCCAAAGTGAGAACAGCTGAACACTCATCCAGCTACTGCATCCGGCCATTTGGACTGTGCTGATTTGTGTTGTCGGCGAGGACAGCCCTCGTTCACTGTCCTCCTCTGATCCCTGATAGGGGCATGGACTGAATCTCCTGCCTTTTTAACTTCTAGGTTTTAGTTTGGGGATCGTTAAGGATTGGCTTAGAGCTTCTGTTTACCATGTTTGGACACTCTCTGGCAACAAGGTTGCTATGGATAGTCGTCCAGTGTGTGCACTGCACAAAAGCATTCTGCTGAGAGGATGAGGGACGATGTCCgcccagagggagaaggatgccTTTTTCCATTTCACATAAAGTCTCCCCTAGGCTAAAATTGTACTGTCTTCCGACAACACAAGCACTTTAAAAGCTTAgtgagcctgggtgactcagtcagttgggcatctgactcttgattttggctcaggtcatgatctcaggggtcgtgggATGAAACCTCACATCCAGCCCTACACtcggcacagagtctgcttgtccctctcctgctcctcccctcactcacctgctttcagatttcaaatatacaaacaaaatcttaaaaaaataataaaagctcagTAGGTACATCTCTTAGAATGCTTTTTACAGCCTCAGTGCTTTTTACAgtcaataaaatggaaatgtatattctttctttttaaaaaagatattttatttatttattcatgagagatagagagagagagagaggcagagacacaggcagagggagaagcaggctccatgcagggagccctacgtgggactcaatcccgggtctccaaggatcgtgccctgggctgaaggcggtgctaaaccactgagccacctgggctgcccctatattCTTTCATACATATAGTTCAAAGTTGGGGTAACAGACTTGGTGACACCCAAAGAAAGGTGTCTCCTTCTCAAGAGTGGAGAAACATTTTCTAGAAGCTTCCTTGCtggctttccttcccttcttcttggCCAAACTGTGTCAAATGCCTACTTCCGAAATCAATCACTTGCCAAAGACAATGGGATTCCTCAACTGTCTTAAAACAACcttggaatttattcctgggctgggAACGGGGTGACTTTCCTGAGAGGTGATACAGCATCTAGGCTTGttcagaggggaaggagggagggactcTGGACCCTGCTCCACGTGGCTACAGCAGGCCTTCCACTGTCTGCCTTCAGGCCTCTCGCCTGTGACCTTTTCTTGAATCTGGATGCCGGGCTGGTGGCTTCTCTCTTGTGCTAATAGGTCTTGATGCTCTGGGTACACTCCTAGTTTTCTGCTTCATGGCCTTCATCTTTGCCCTTGCTTTGGACCAATGGGAAACGAGCCCCCGTGGAAAGGCAGGGCTGTGGCCTTCTGCCCCAGGTTCCATTCTAGCAAGTTGGTCTTCACCAAGAGGCAGTTTTTAGCTTCCTGAGGTGCTTTGGAGGGACCCAGGAATTAGGCCTAGCCTCCACCTGAGGCCCAAAGTCCTCTCCTGTTGTGCTTTCAGGTTCCTGCCAGTGTTGGCCCTAATTTTAGCTTGCAACATTGAATCGATCTTTTCCAACCTTGCAAGAAAATAGATTACATGACTCTTGGCCACCTTGCTGGCCAAGATCGCTGGCTGGAGGCTTCCAGAGGCCTGCTTGGCAGGgctgtgccccctccccaccccacccctggccccttTCTCCAGTGGGCTTATCTTTTCAGGAAGAAATTCACAGAAGGCCCAAGAAAGAATTAGCCAACACCCCGGAATGTGTGTGGTGTGCGTGAAACAGAGTCAGACTTACAGGACAGCTCTAGatttagaaatacaaaaagaaatattgtttTCATAATGCAGACTGAAGGAACCTTTCCTACAGAACCTTTTCCCTTGCTGAAGCACAGATCTGAAAGCTTGAGAACACTGCAGGGGACTAAGAGCTGAGGGAGGATATGAAGGATGACTGAGGACAGTTCCTGGTCTGAGGAAACTTAGAGTTTCACTGGGGAGACACACTAAGGAGGAGCAAACGTGAGTTTGTGTTCAAGCGCTGACTAGTGTAATGACCCccattccttcctctgccttgtgGAATCCTGCCATTGAGACCTAGGCCAAATGTCCCCTTCGTGGTGAAGTCTTCCCTGGACCCTCCTGCATGGGCTGGTGGGGGGGAGCCCGCGGCCCTCCTGGGGCCCTCCGTCCCCTGTGCCACTCAGGTCTCTTGCAGTGAGGAAAGCAGCCCCAGCAAGCCTTCTGCTCACCTAGTCCTGTCTGGGCGACAGCTTCTTGTAAGACCCGTTGGAGAACTGACTCGTTAGTTGGTTACCTCTGTCTTCTGCACCGGTCCGTGGGCCCTTTGAGGTCGTGTACAAGTCACTGGGGAGCCAAATCGACTGGTGGCCCCACCACAGGGCTGTGACGAGGCCACACATCCCCCAGGCCGTGCCCAGCCAGTGACTGCATGACACAGCTTGGGCACCGGCCTTCCCAGGGGGTGCGGGGCTCCCCTCACTGCAGCACTGGCTCCAAGATTTCGTGTCGGCCTGGCCCAGATGTTCTCAGAGCTGCTCCTGTCTGAGCTTCTCCTGCCcaatgcctctctctccctgctctcctccctctgcctcctccctctccttcctccctccttccccatctcttcttgctcctctcctctcctctccccttccttcaccCTCTCCTTTCTCAGGTGTCAGACCTGCAGCTTGGTGGCaagtccctcctgcctcctcctcttgcCTCTCCTGTATCCTTCAGGGGCAGTTCTCCCCCAAGAATCTCCTGCACGTCCCATCCTGTCTTGGAGTcagcttcctggaggagctgaGAGAACACAAGTCAGTGGGTCACTGCCGTTCCTCCAGTAGACCGTGAGCTGGCTGAGATCAGGGACCTGTGTGTCTCGGGCATCATCCCAGGGCGGAGCACAGTGCTTGGCCCAGAAGAATGGATAAGCCAAGGGGTGAGCCTTCAGAGAAGGGGCAGGAGCTCaagaaagaagccagaggaagaTTCCGGGAGGAGGTGGGCCTTGTCTGGGGCCTGGAGGTCAGGCAAGGGTGCCGGAGAGGAAAGAAACAGTCTTCATGGAGGCTCAACATCTGCTAAGGATAGGTTCAGTGTTCTCTGGTCTTCTCAGAGCTAGGCTCAGGAGAGAGTAGGGGGTAAAGGTAATGGGGTGGGTCACCCTGTCCTGGCACCAGAGGGCTGGCCAGGCAGGGGGTGGGATAGGGAGGTGGAAGGAACAGATGGAAACCAGAAGGGGCAATCTTGGCTGTTGTCAGTGTCCAAGCCTGAGGCCCTGACACAGAGCAGGGCCCCCGGATGGTGCTGGGTAATCCCCGGGGACCCCGTGGATTATGGCGGATTTGTGCTAGATGTTTCTGCAGTGAACTCAGCATCCAGAGCCAGAGTGAATTCCAGTTTCTCCTGTACACTGTGCAGTCCCAACAGGGGTCTGGCCCTGTTTCTTACCACCATGCTGTCTGCTCAGATGACATCTGGTTATAGTTCCCATCAAGGGCGACCCTAAGCCTATAGTGGTGGGGACGGGGAGAGGGGTGCACTGGTGAGAGTTGGGTTTCTgccccagctgctgctgctgtgccCTGACTCCCACAGAGCCACCGAGGCCGGGCGGAGAGGGGCTGGGAAGTGCCCTTCAGAGGGCTGTACCCCCAAGGAGGGTGTACCtggcacaggggaggggcagcccaggaCGGAGCCAGTATGGTGAGGAGCCAGCAGGTACAGGAGCTGGATGGGGGCAGAGAGCCCCAGCTCACTCTGTCGCAGGAACAGAAGGCTGGCCCTTAGAGTGAGGGAGAAGGGGACGCCTCACATAAGGCTCCAGCTGGCGTGGCCGCTCCGGAGCCTGGCTCCGTCTCCACTGCCTGGTCAGCAAGCAGGACTGAAGCCCAGGTGCAGGTACCCGGGGCTGTGGGTGGCAGGGGCCCAGCTGGGAGGCCTCCGGCCCCAGCTGACAGCTCAGGCTGGCGCTTCATGGCCAAGGCGTTGAGGCCTGGCTTATCTTCCCAGCTGCCGGGTTCCCTGCCACTTTATCAGGGTGAGAGGGTGAGAAGGTGTCAGAGCTCAGGactctcaccctccctccccgTGGGACAGGGCCCAGGTGCAAGGGGGAGGACGACACTCAGGCACAACCGGAAGTCCTCTGACCTGGGAGAGTTTAAAAGGCCCCAGGAccttctctcagcctcagttgACATTCCCAATTGGCTACAGCATGAGGGGGCTGCTGCTTTTAAGTGTGTTGCTAGGGGCTGTCCTTGGCAAAGAGGACTTTGTGGGGTAAGAGTGTGGAGAGAAGAGGGTGCTCACACAGGAGAGGGGAGGACGCGGCCCCCAGCCGGCGTCTGGAGGCAACGGGCAGGCTGACTTATGGGAAGACTCCAGAGAGGAGCAGACCAAGACACCCCGGGAGGCAGGCTGACCAGGGACCAGGGCTAAGAAGGGGTCCAGTCCCTCGGGACAGGCTTCCTGAGGCCTAGAGAAATCTGAGCTTGAAGAAGTTTTTAGAAGAGGAGGCGGCTGGCTTTGGAGAGACAAATAGAGTCTAAACTGGGATGGGGATCGCAGCTGTGACCAGAAGGTCCCAAGGAGCTTAGGCTTCTCATTGCTAAGACCCTTCATGCTTCCTCCAGCTCAGCTAGAGGATGGAGGCCCAGCCTGGCGGTTCCAGGCTGCTCCACGTCACCATCCTCCCACCTGGGGACTGTGAATGGCCATTTGGGCTTGCTCAGGTCCTTaatctcccctcctctctgcccagGCACCAGGTGCTCCGAATCTCTGCTGTAGATGAAGCCCAGGTCCAGAAGGTGAAGGAGCTGGAGGACCTGGAGCACCTGAAGGTCAGAAGGAGGGGGGAGtcctcccagaggccccagggTTCCTCGCAGGCCAGCTGGACCCACTGCAGGATGCCACTACCCCCTGGGGCCACCTAGGTCCTGGGCCCTGTCTCCTCAGCCGCCCAGAAAGGAGCCATGGGACTGATCCCTGTTAGGACATGATTTAACCCCCACCCTGTCCTGGTGCCAGAATTTTGCTGCCCTCGAGCATCGGCGGGGAGGAGGGATCCTTTCCAGCACTTCTCTCTCCCCCGCCCTCTCGGAGCTCCTCCACGGTGCTTCCTGGGCCGTTTCCGTGGCCACGGTGGGCTCCGTCcagtgcacccccccccccccgcccccgtcccccgtcgggctccatCGGCGTCGGGGCTGGCCCTGCCGCAGCTCACCACCGCGAtgcctgcccttggcctcccCAGCTGGACTTCTGGCGGGGCCCTGGCCGCCCGGGCGCCCCCATCGATGTCCGAGTGCCGCTCCCCAGCAGCCAGGCCGTCAAAGTCTTCCTGGAGGCGCACGGCATCGGGTACACCGTCATGATCGAGGACGTGCAGTCACTGCTGGACGAGGAGCAGGAGCAGATGTTCGCCTTCCAGGCCTGGGCCCGCTCCACCGACACCTTTAACTACGCCACCTACCACACCCTGGAGGAGGTGAGGCCCCCGGGGTCACAGGTGGCCTGGGTGGTGGCTCCCCGGAATCACAGGGCTCGCGGCGGGTTGGCTGATGCAGCTGCGAAGGGGGGCATCCCGGTGCCTGGCCGCGGCGACAGCTGgagccccctcctctcccttctcagaTCTATGGCTTCCTGGACTTGCTGGTGGCCGAGCACCCGCAGCTTGTCAGCAAGCTCCAGATTGGCAGCAGCTACGAAGGCCGTCCCATCTACGTGCTGAAGGTGAGGGCACCCGCGTGAGAATGCTCACGGCGCATGTGCCAGGGCACCCACATCCGTGTGCAGGCCCCGTGGGTGAGCCCGCGGCCCCGGAGGACACGGTTACACGAACTGCCCGTGCTGACGTTTGGAAAGGGCGGAATTTCTACGCTGGTCTAGCCGTATGCATCCCTGTACACACAgaattcttacatttttaagtgaCTCAAGTATTTCCAACCAACTGCCATGTCGTGGGAAGTATCCCAGAGTCACAGTAGTCTGGATAAAACGGTTTATTGTGATTCGCCACAGAGAATGGCAGCAGCAAAGGGCAGGGCCCAGAGGTCTGGCCGAGATCTATTTGCCCCAAGGTCAATATGAAGGCTGGAGGCCAAGTCCCGCAGGATTCCTGTCCAGACCCCCTCTCCCACCTGAGTGACGGCCCCACAAAtggagcctcaccctgacatacCTGGGGAGCAGATGGCCTCTGGCCCGGGGATGCTCCTCTTCAAGGAGCCGAGACAGGACCCCCACTGGGTCTCCCTGTGCTTCTTGTCCAGTTCAGCACGGGGGGGAGCAAACGCCCTGCCATCTGGATCGACACAGGCATCCATTCCCGGGAGTGGGTCACCCAGGCCAGCGGGGTCTGGTTTGCAAAGAAGGTaagtctggggaggggagggctctTCCTGGTGGGGCGGGTGGTCAGGGCCCACGGGAGCCCTGGCCTCCCCTCTCATCCAGAAGCAGGGATGAAGGGGAGCAGGTGTTCACTGCGTTAGCATGGCAGATGCCTGGCCTGACCcactctgtctgtctgtcccctAACTCCTCACCAGATCACACAAGACTATGGCCAGGACTCCACACTCACAGCCATTCTTGATTCCATGGACATCTTCCTGGAGATTGTCACCAACCCCGACGGTTTTGCCTTCACTCACAGCAAGGTATAGGCTCTCTCCCATTCttggggagaaacagagagaaccTCTGGCCTCTGAGTCCCATGGACTACTCACCCCTAACCTCAACCCCCAGAAGTTGAGGGAGGGCCAAACAGACCTAGACCAGGGTTCTCATCCTTGGTATTCTTGACATTTGGGGCAGAGAATTCTTTGtgtggggggctgtcctgtgcatgcAGAGTGTCTAGCATCATCCTGATCTAATATTTAGGAGATGCCAgtaggaacccccccccccattgagAGAGCCAAAAATGTCTTCAGGTAGTGCCAGATGTCCAGGTATGGGGGGACACAGTTGTCCCCTGGGGAGACCACTGCCCTGGACCTTATTTCCCAGCTTTATTTGACTTTTATGGCAGGTGCAGCATGCTCCAATCTAGCGTGTAGGGTGGGGGCCCACTTCATGCCTTCGTTCCCAGCCGTAGCACCCTCTGGCCAAACACCATCCACCATCCCCTCTGTTCTCCTTCAGCCAAGAGCCTCCTTTGTGGATCTTCCTAACAACCAGTAGGAAGTGGTTTCTGACCCATGCTAGGTCCATACCTGTGATAGGATCTCGGTGCTTCACATTGGTTGTGGCCACTCCCTGCGGGTCCCCAATCCCAGCCCAGCCCGGTGACCCACAAGTGTGTGATTCCTTCTGCAGAATCGCATGTGGCGCAAGACCCGATCCCTCACGCCGGGCTCCGCCTGTGTTGGAGTGGATCCCAACCGGAACTGGGACGCCGGCTTCGGGTGTAAGGCCCAGTGTGATTTGGAGGCAGGGCCGGGACCCCCAGGGTGGCCTCTTACCCTCCTGTGTCCCAGGCCTGAGCCTCTCCTGCCCCAGCCGAGGGCAGAGTGACAGAGGGGGCGGATGGCAGCCTCTCCTGAGGCTCTCAGTGAGATTTCCTTGTGCCTGGTTGATAGAAATGaatccccccaccctgctctccacagcccctctccccgccccagAATCAAGGTCTCAAGTCCATGTAGGGGTTTTCTGGGGTAACTgcagctccctccctctctggtcCCTTTACCGCAACAGTGGGTCTTGCTCGAGGAGCCCTGCTTCCCTCCCGGGGCACATCCATCAGCCGCTGGTTATAAAAGGCCTTTGGCCTCTCCTTCATCCCAGGGTCGGGGTGGGGGAGCCCTCCTGCCTTCACCCGCACCCTACTTCCATACTTTAGGCTGTGTAAGCCGCACAGCTTGGCATAACGGATGCCGCGCACCCCTTCTCCTCCCGCAGTGGCCGGAGCCAGCAGCAACCCCTGCTCAGAGACTTACCACGGCAAGTTCGCCAATTCCGAAGTGGAGGTTAAGTCCATCGTGGACTTTGTGAAGAGCCACGGAAACATCAAGGCCTTCATCTCCATCCACAGCTACTCCCAGCTGCTCCTGTATCCCTACGGTTACAAAGCAGAAGCGGCCCCTGACCAGCAAGAGCTGGTATGGGCCGGTCCCCTGCTTGCCCTCCTATGCCTTGCACCCCTTTCTCCCGTGGACCCCCGATGGCTTGGGAAGACCTGCAAGGCAGGCTAGCCTCATTCACTgtctgggaaactgaggcacagcacaGTTGAGTCACCTCTGCCACATGCCAGAGCCAGAGGCTAGACTTGGAGCTGGTGCCCTAAGATCAATTTGGAGCAGCAGCATGGCCAGAGGGTGGCCAGAGGTGGAGACCAAAGTGCCACCGTCTCCAGAGGGTGGAGACGGAAGTGCCAGCCAGACATCGTGCGGGACTGGAGGACCACGGGGCCGCCGGCCTCCCGCTCTCTGCCTGGCCCCACCCTGCGCTTCTGGGGGCCTGGTGTCACCGGCCGTAACAGGCATTTTCTGCAGGATCAGCTGGCCAAGGCTGCTGTGACAGCGCTCGCCTCTCTGTATGGGACCAAGTTCAAGTATGGCAGCATCATCAAAACAATTTGTAAGTGGGTGCATGGTCTCTGGGGCGGCACCGGGAGGAAGCTTAGCTGGCTTTTCCTGCCTGAGGTAGTGTCCTTCTGGAGGAAGTACCCAGGGGTGCCTAGCTGTGGGAGCGCGGGCTCTCAGCCGTGCCTCGGTGGGCAGTGGGGCCCTTTTCTGACATGAACTTCATCTTCTTTGGTACCTTGTATCAGTTCCCCTGAGAACATTTGTCCCCTTGTCTTGGGTTATGTCCAGCTTTATGGAGGGACTGGAAGGTTCTGCTGATATTTCCGTATCACCaagaaattcaatttaaaaaattcaacctAAAAAAATGCTCCTCCTCTGGTGCCTTTCAATTAGAGAATAtattccatcccccaccccccagctcacTTGTACATGCAATGCCCCTGGGAGGAGCTACTGCAACATCAAAATGGAATTAAGTCAGCAAATGTTTTCGAGCACCTACTATGAGAGAGAGTGGCaataaacatgaataaatgaTACAGTATGTTAGGTGATGAAAGTTagggagaggggtgcctggggggctcagatggttaagcgcctgccttcagctaggtcatgatcctagggtcctgggatctgagccctgtattgggctccctactcagtgggaagcctgcttctccctctccctctgccattcccctcacttgtgctctctggctgtatctctctgtcaaataaatactttttttttttttttttttaaagaaagggagaaaaagaaaaactagaacagGGTCAGGGGAATCAGGGATACTGGGCACGGAAGTTGAGGAGGTGGATAAAAGGGTAGGCCTCATTGAGTCAGTAATATTTGGGCAAGTgctgaaggaaaatgaggaagtgAGCCTATCTGGGGAAGAGCCTATCTGGGGAAAGAGCCTTCAGGTGGAGGAACCTTCTAGAACAAAGGCCCTACTATGTGACCTGGACTGGTGTGTTGGGGGAATAGCAGGAACaacatggagccccatgtgatGGCGGAGGGTGAGAGTGCACGGGGTCATAGGGGACAGGTAGGGTGGGGGCAGATCTCCCAGAGACCCGAGGAACACAAGTTTTCTGGCCAAGAGGCTGGAGTACTGAAGAGGCCGGGCAGGGACGGAGGTGGGAGGGCAGCACACACCCTCGCATacctccgcccctcctccccgAGTGCCAGGTTTCAGCAGGTGAGTGGGCCACAGTCTTAGCTAGGGCTGGTTTTGCTTTTGGACTCCAGGCCTTGTTTGGAAATGGTTTCAAATTGCATCAGAGTTTTTTGCTTCATTCACTGTTGTCAAATTAAATTCTAATATGCAGCCGCCTCCTGCATCCCAGCCCAATTCAAAGCAACTTCGTTACCCGCCGTTAATGGCAAATCTGGGCAGAGTTTTTTCCAAAAAGACAGTGAAGAGGCTTTTACTTTGCCTCTGGCCCTTTGCACTATCTCTTGCAGACCAGAGCCCCAGGGGACGAGTCCTGGTTACTCAAGTGGGTAACTCTGATATATTTGGAGGTTTGACCAAAGCAGCTGTAGGAGGGAGGTGGTTTTCAGGGCGGCTTTCACAATTGCAAGAGCTTTCTTGAATCCCCCCTGTGCTAGGAGAATCATCGCTTGGCCCCTCTCCGGGCCTCTAGAGCTGAGACCCTTTTGGGGAGCCGCTTGGGAGGGAGCCAGGCTGCTTGGTCAACAGCAGGCACTTACTGGATGCTGACTCCGGTGAACCCTGCGTGAGGCTCGGGGCTCTGGACCATGGCCCAGCCCATATTAATGTGTCAAAGTGATTGACCTTTGCCCTCTGGCATCTGCTCCCGCCCTAGACCAAGCCAGTGGAAGCACTGTTGACTGGACCTACAGCCAGGGCATCAAGTACTCCTTCACCTTCGAGCTCCGGGACACGGGGCGCTACGGCTTCCTGCTGCCGGCCTCTCAGATCATCCCCACGGCCCAGGAGACGTGGCTGGCGCTTCGGACCATCATGGAGCACACCCTGAATCACCCCTACTGAACTGGCCCTTCAccaccctcctcttcctcctctctggccCCACCCATGCAACCAAATAAAGTTTGAACGTCCATGGATCAGAATCCGGGGGCTTGCGTGTAGGAACATATATGGCCTGTCCGCCTTTCCAAGCTGGGGCAGAAGTGATTTAGTTCCTACAGGCCTCGCTGGAAATGTGTGGGTGGCTGGACTAGATGACCCCTGAATTCCCCTGCATTCCAAGGTCCTCTGAAGTTGTATCCAAGTGGCATTTGTTTTAATTAGACCACCCTGAGCTCAGCTCATCAGTAGGGTGATTTGTTCATACCTTAGTAGCAAGCAGCAGCCACAGCTGCTAACCAAATGCCGGGCACCCTGCAGTGGTGAGGCATTCGGCTTGTACAATAGCAGAGCTAGTTGGGTCCATTTATCTACAGAAGCAATAACTCT harbors:
- the CPA1 gene encoding carboxypeptidase A1 gives rise to the protein MRGLLLLSVLLGAVLGKEDFVGHQVLRISAVDEAQVQKVKELEDLEHLKLDFWRGPGRPGAPIDVRVPLPSSQAVKVFLEAHGIGYTVMIEDVQSLLDEEQEQMFAFQAWARSTDTFNYATYHTLEEIYGFLDLLVAEHPQLVSKLQIGSSYEGRPIYVLKFSTGGSKRPAIWIDTGIHSREWVTQASGVWFAKKITQDYGQDSTLTAILDSMDIFLEIVTNPDGFAFTHSKNRMWRKTRSLTPGSACVGVDPNRNWDAGFGLAGASSNPCSETYHGKFANSEVEVKSIVDFVKSHGNIKAFISIHSYSQLLLYPYGYKAEAAPDQQELDQLAKAAVTALASLYGTKFKYGSIIKTIYQASGSTVDWTYSQGIKYSFTFELRDTGRYGFLLPASQIIPTAQETWLALRTIMEHTLNHPY